The Candidatus Thermoplasmatota archaeon genomic sequence AAGCCCTCCAAAAGGAAGGCCGCATGACGCCCGCCGGCCGCGCCGCGTTTGCTCGGCGGAACGAAGCGAAGACCGGCGTCTATGCGTACGAGCAGGCGGACGAGGGGATGCTCGACGCCGGAAGCGAACGCCTCTTCCGCGCCAACAAGAAAGCGTGGGACCACTTCCTGTCCCGCGCGCCCTACTACCGCAAGGCCACGATCCGTTGGGTCATGAGCGCGAAGAAGGACGACACCCGCCGCCGACGGCTCGCGACGCTCATCGCGTGCGAAGCGAAGGGCGGCCCAATACCAATGATGGCGAGGGGGAAGGGATCGGCGAAGAAATGATCTCGATTCCCACCGCGCCGGTGGCAAGGAAGGCGGACGCGTAGAGGGCTTGCCGTTCACGCGCGCCACGACGGCGCGCGTCGTGCGATCTCCAGGGCAAGCCCGAAGATCACGAGCGCGTTCACCACGTGGAACGCAGCGGCAAAGGAAGGCCGCGTGGCGATCAGCGCATATTGCGCGGCGACAAGAATCCCTGCCGCCACGCTCATCCACTTCAGGGAAGCGGGCAGGCGCGCGGCGAACGCGAAGGCCAACATGAGCAGCGGAAACCACTCAAGCACATGCACGAAGTCCAGGTGGAACGTCCACCACGAGGGGTTCACCATGACGGCCGCGCCGGCGAAGAACACTTGGACGGGGATCGAGACGAGGAAAAGCCAGGAGAACACGGTGAAAGCCCGGCGCGCCCAAAGCCGATCGGGGACGGCCGCAGGGGCGGTCGCGGGATCTTGCGAACTCGTTCGAGGGGCTCCCTCGATCAGCTTGAAGGACAAGGCAATCCCGCGGCACAAACTCGACCATCGCGCATATCGATATCGGTCGGCGGTTGAAATCCCACTGACAATGGCGGCAACACAAAAGCGACCGGATGCGCGCTCCGACAGAGGAGTGGACCGTCCCTGTCCAGCGTGCCGCGGCCTTCGGAACTCCAAGCAGCAAGGCTTATCTTTGCGCGCCCACGGTCGTCGCGCGCGAAGCGTGCGGACGGTAGCCTCGGCAGGCGAAGCCGCGGACTCCCCGAATCAGACCTTCGCCCAGCCTTGAACCCTCGCCGCCTGCCTCACCCACGCGCGAAGCTGCTTCTCGTCGACTTGTGCCGCTTCAGAATAGTCGACAAGGCGCGTCCGCGCGCCCTGCGAGCGAGGCGGCGGAGGATCGAGCTCGACGCCGCCGAAGAAGCCCACCGTCACGCGCGCCTTGAACGACCACATCGCCGCGATCCAGCCATACCCCGGACGACCGTAGAACGGCACGCCCTCCGGCTGGCTGGGCTTGCGGAACTTGATCGTGGCGACGACGTCGGGAATCTCGGAGCGAAGGACGCGGTCGATGCGCTTCACGAGGGCGCGGTGCTCGGGCTTCACGGAGGAAAGCCAGGCGCGGACGCCGGCGGGGTCAGCTTTGGAAGTGGGCTTGGCGGGCCGCGGCTTTGGGGCGCGGTGGCGGGCCCCGAGCTTCTTCGCCGGCTTGCGGGCGGGATTCCGTGGCTTCGCGGGCACGAGAGACGAAGGAGCGGGCGGGGGAAGAAGGTGGCGGCGCCGGCAACCACCTAAGCGGCCGAAGGCCCGCTCCGACGCGGGGCGGGCCGTCATTCTCCAGCGTGGCGCGGCTTCCGGCGAACCGGAAGTCTTATGCCCGCGCGCCCGGCGTCGTCGCGCGCGAAGCGCGCGCAAGGGATGGATTGATCTGAAACAAACCCGCAGCCAGTCCGTCGCGTCGTGGGCGCATAACCAACCGATAGGCTGAGCCAACTTAGGTGTCATACGCGATTCGATATTGAATGGTGCAAGTGTAGTACCAGTTTCCGCAGTGGGCTTGGAACTGGTAGTCCCCAGCGCCAAGGTGTACCGTCTGCCGATAACCGTAGACCCATTCCGTGCAGTCATTTCCGGCCTGGGAAAGAATGCAAAACTTCATTGATGTGTCCGCACCGGGATCGAAAGCGAAGTGGTAGTTCGTCGCTGTCGGAACATGGCGATTCCAATGCGTGTAACCATAGGCCTGAACGTCAGCGCTCCCCGATTTGAACTCGCACGGTGCCGCATAGGAAGGCTGCATCGTCGAGTACATGACACTTGTCGGATCACTTGAGTGGGCCACTCCCAAAATATGTCCCATCTCATGCGCAGCAATGAAGTAAATTGTGTTTTCATTGTATGGTGTCCATTTTCCATTGCACGCACTATCTCCGAGACCGATCTGGAAGATCTGTTGGCCGAATGCGACGCCTACGCGATGTCCGCCCCACTCCTTGACAAACTCCCCATACGCATTGTAGTCTGCGCGGGTAACCATTCGAATTTGCCAGCCATCGTAGCCGTCCCATGCGACCACACCACGCTCGGCGGCCGACCGAACGATGTCGGGATGGAGTCCGCTTGATTCAGAGGGCGGGCTTGCAAGCAGAACGCGCCTTTCCTTGACGGCTGTAAATGCGACCGTTGAGGACAATGCTTCCAGGCCGCTTGTGCTGCGGGACTGGACTTGCCACTGATAAGTCCCAGGCCGCGCAATCTCCACGGTGCAGCGATTTCCAGCCTGATAGCCGCAGGAAGATTGCGCAGCACCGTTGATGAGAATCCGGCTCTGAACGGCATTTCCGGTAGACGATGTGACGGCGGACCACCGGAATTCCACCGAACCGACATCCAAAGTTCGGCCTCGCGGCTCAGCCGGGGAACCACCCTGCAAGGTTTCTACTACAGTTTCGGCGGGCGTCGTAGGTTGATTAAGCTCGGTGGGTGTAAGTGACTCGCCCTGCGATGTACTGCGATTTTCGATGCCATCAATGCAACCCGCCAAAGCGATGGCTGACACAAGGGCGAATGCGAACGCCCGTGACCTCATTTGAAGCCCCCCGAAATAAAACACGCCAATGAGCTATAAGGCTGGTGGATACGAAGACCGCCAGGAATCGCAGGCGGCCGGTGCATGAGGACCACAAGGGGCCGATCGTATGGCCACGCGCCCAAGGTGGGGACCTTCTCTAACTTGGCGCGGCCCATGACGATTGCGTTGATGCGAGAGATGAACTCACTATAACCTCGTCGTCGTCCGATGCGGCCGCCGCCTCGGCGCCGTCGGCTCCCGAGCCGGGGAGCCACTCGAGGCCGCCGTCGCGGCGCGCGATCAATCCGTCGAGGCTGCTGGCAAGGAAGGCGGACGTGAGAGGCATGCGGACCACTGGGTCGGACCGCCGAATAGCCTTCCCATGCCCGGCGTCAAAGCTTCAAGCCGCCCGCCCACGGTCCCGCCCGCATGCCGGCAGCCACGTGCACGGCGTGTCAGAGTGATGGCGCGAGCAATTCTTATGGCTTGAGCGACGTGATTGGCTGGAGCAACCGTTCTTTGAGCTCAAAGAGTGAATAATCTATTCCGGGCTCAAGACCCGCCCATGTAGATGGCGACTCACTAGTGGCTAAAATCACCTGCTGGTCGTGCTCTTTTACCGAGGAAAGCCGACGGACAAGGGCGATGACGCTACCCGGGCGTGCATTTTGCTGGCTAGGCTCGTCTAATACAAGAACACCCGGGAGGTTTGTCTTGTGTGTCCTAGACAACTCAAGCAAACCTACCAGATACGCCCAGTTCGTACGCACCATGTCGCTTGCAGAAACTCTCCAAGTGATGTCGCTACCTTCCGTGACCGCACGATAGGTATCCCATGAAACTTCGATGGCTTCGGGTTCAAAACTTCCAAAACCATATTCGCGCAATTGTTCCCGCATGGAAGTCTGCAGGCTCTTCAACTTTGCCTGGTCGTCATGTGAAAATTCGCCCTCAGGAAGCGCGGAAACTTTCCTTTGAATGTCCCCATATCGTTCCGCAATTTCATGCAGGGTGACGGCAATTGTATCGAACGAATCTTTGACACTCTTGAGTTTGCGAATTTCTTCTTCCGCTCTGACCCGCTCACGTAATTTGTCGATTGCAGGCGCCCGCGGATCTGAAACCAGCAATTCCTTTAATGATCGAATTTCAGCCCTCAAGCGGTCTGCTCTATCCTGGATTGACCGAAGCTGTTGCGTC encodes the following:
- a CDS encoding YdeI/OmpD-associated family protein, which translates into the protein ALQKEGRMTPAGRAAFARRNEAKTGVYAYEQADEGMLDAGSERLFRANKKAWDHFLSRAPYYRKATIRWVMSAKKDDTRRRRLATLIACEAKGGPIPMMARGKGSAKK
- a CDS encoding DUF6220 domain-containing protein: MFSWLFLVSIPVQVFFAGAAVMVNPSWWTFHLDFVHVLEWFPLLMLAFAFAARLPASLKWMSVAAGILVAAQYALIATRPSFAAAFHVVNALVIFGLALEIARRAPSWRA
- a CDS encoding DUF1801 domain-containing protein — protein: MKPEHRALVKRIDRVLRSEIPDVVATIKFRKPSQPEGVPFYGRPGYGWIAAMWSFKARVTVGFFGGVELDPPPPRSQGARTRLVDYSEAAQVDEKQLRAWVRQAARVQGWAKV
- a CDS encoding matrixin family metalloprotease — encoded protein: MSAIALAGCIDGIENRSTSQGESLTPTELNQPTTPAETVVETLQGGSPAEPRGRTLDVGSVEFRWSAVTSSTGNAVQSRILINGAAQSSCGYQAGNRCTVEIARPGTYQWQVQSRSTSGLEALSSTVAFTAVKERRVLLASPPSESSGLHPDIVRSAAERGVVAWDGYDGWQIRMVTRADYNAYGEFVKEWGGHRVGVAFGQQIFQIGLGDSACNGKWTPYNENTIYFIAAHEMGHILGVAHSSDPTSVMYSTMQPSYAAPCEFKSGSADVQAYGYTHWNRHVPTATNYHFAFDPGADTSMKFCILSQAGNDCTEWVYGYRQTVHLGAGDYQFQAHCGNWYYTCTIQYRIAYDT